The region ACGCTTGAAAGCTTGTTTATGGAGGTGGTTCGATGAGGGGATATTTAGCTTTTGTAAAGAAAGAACTGTTAGAGCAGGTTCGCACGTATAAGTTACTGATTTTACTCCTCATTTTCTTTATTTTTGGGATGCTAAGTCCTTTGATGGCAAAGTTAATGCCTGAAATACTGAGCCAGATGCCGATGGATGGGATTACAATTACGATTCCAGACCCCACGGCGATTGATTCATATAGCCAGTTTTTTAAGAATCTGACGCAGATGGGATTAATCGTCCTTGTTCTCCTATTCAGTGGAACCTTAACGACTGAATTATCAAAAGGGACGTTGATTAATGTATTGACAAAAGGGTTAACACGATATGCGGTCATTTTGGCAAAGTATACGGTGGCACTTGTTTTATGGAGTTTTGCCCTTTTGATGGCACTCGGTGTGACATACGGGTATACGGCATATTTTTTCTCACAAGATGAGATCCATCATTTATTGGCGTCAGTGGGTTGCTTATGGTTGTTTGGAGTCTTAATTTTATCGTTGTTGATGTGGGCACAGACGTTAGTTGGCAATCAGTATGGAAGTCTTTTAATGGTGGGAATTTTTGTCGCAGGATTATTTGTTTTAAATCTTTTTCCAATATTTCAGGATTATAATCCGATTGCGTTAGTGTCTGAGAATGTGGCGATGTTGAGTCGAGATTATGATATCAGTCAACTGATGTCTACTAGTTTAATTTCAGTTATACTAAGCATTGCTTTTTTAGCATTAGCTTTAACGACGTTTAAGAATAAGAGAATTTAAGAAAAGTAAAGGCCGATTATTTTTGAAGAAATTAACTTCAAGATAATCGGCCTTTATATGGCTTTAATTAGGAAGTATTGGTATTGTTTGAAAATCTTTGACCAACCCTAAAGAAATATGTCAAAATAGACAAGAAGGTATTAAATGATAGATTTGATGGAAATAGGTTTTGGAGGTACTTTGACATGATAAGATTTGAAAGTGATTATGCGGAAGGGGCGCATCCACGTATTTTAGAAAAATTAATTCTAACAAATGAGGAACAAACACCAGGATATGGGGTCGATATTTATTGTGATCGTGCACGACAATTAATTAAAAATTTATGTCAAAAAGACGATTGTGATGTTCATTTTTTAGTAGGGGGAACACAAACAAATTTAATTGTTATTTCATCTATTTTAAGACCTTATCAAGGCGTTATCTCAGCTATTTCAGGACATATTAATACGCATGAAACAGGGGCAATTGAAGCGACGGGGCATAAGGTATTAGCGGTTGAAAGTGAAGATGGTAAAATTACCGCCGCTCAAGTAAAAGCTGTTTGTGATCAACATCATCAGGATGCTGGCCGTGTTCATAAAGTTCAACCTGGAATGGTTTATATTTCACAACCAACTGAATATGGAACACTTTATTCATTAGAAGAATTAACAAACTTAAGTCGAGTTTGTAAAGAATATCATCTTCCATTATTCGTCGATGGAGCTCGTTTAGGATATGGGATGGTCAGTCAAATAAATGATGTTTGGATGTCAGATTTAGCAAATTTATGTGATGTCTTTTATATTGGTGGAACCAAGATTGGGGCATTATTTGGTGAAGCTGTCGTTATTTCAAATGATGCCTATAAGCAAGGGTTTAGATATAATATTAAGCAAAGAGGTGGACTTTTAGCTAAAGGAAGATTGTTAGGCCTTCAGTTTGAAACGTTATTTGAAGATAATTTATACTTTGAAATGTCGTTACATGCTGTTAAGTTATCGATGCAGCTTCGTCAGGCATTTACTGAAAAAGGATTTGAATTGCTATATGATTCATATACAAATCAGCAATTCCCAATTTTACCAAATGATGTTTTAGAAAAACTATCAAAAAAATATTCATTTACTTATTGGAAGGCAATTGATGAATTGCATTCTGCAGTCCGACTTTGTACAAGCTGGGCGACCAAAGAAGAGTATGTTGAACAATTGGTTGCAGATATTAAAGCGTTGTAAGGTGAAGATAAGCTTATAACAACGTGATATGGCCATAAGGTAGTCAAATCTATAAGATACGCGTTTAAAAAAGCGTTGTCTTATAGATTTTTTTGTAAAATGATTTAAATAAATTGGATAACAATTTACAGTCGATAAAGTCATGATGAATGGTTAGCTAGATACAATCTATTGTGAACAAATGCTTGGTAGTCAACTCACGTAAAAATTGATATAATAATGATATTAAAAGAGAATTTTTTTAAAGGTTGTGATGTTATTGTCAACAATTAAGGAGGTTGCTAAACGAGCAGGGGTATCTGTTGGAACTGTTTCAAAATTTATTAATAATATTGAAGTTAAACCAAAGACTAGAATGGCGATAGAGGCAGCGATTAAGGAATTAAATTATGAGCCTAACATTTATGCTCGTGGATTAAAGATGAATCGTACTAATACAATCGCCTTAATTTTACCAACTGTTTGGCATCCATTTTTCAGTGAATTAGCTTATAATATTGAAAAAAATTTAAGAGCTTTAAATTATAAAATGATTTTATGTAACTCAGAAGGAGATTACAAAATTGAATTAGATTATATTACAATGGCTAAACAGAATCAAGTTGATGGAATCATTGCCATTACGTATAGTGATATTGAGGCTTTTATTTCAAGCAATCTTCCAATGGTCAGCGTCGATCGCTTTTTTAATGAGGAAATTACATATGTCAGCAGTGATAACTTAATGGGGGGGGATTTAGCTGCTCAAAAGTTAATTGAATCCGGATGTCAATCGATTTGTTTTATTGGGGAGGGGTCGAAAAAAGATAATTCAACTCGTAATCGTAAAAAAGGATTTATAAATTATTGTGAAGAACATCGAATCGACTATCAGGTTTGTGAGATGATTGGGGATCATGACAAATTTGATGAAACATTAAAACAGTTTTTAATGGATAATTTAATCCAACAGAAAAAGATTGATGGGATTTTTACAGTAACTGATGCCTATGCTTATTTCATCATTGAAAAATTAAAAGAGTATCATCTTTCAGTGCCTGAAGATGTTCAAATCATCGGATTTGATGGGGCTAAGAGTTCGAAAAAATCAGTGATTGAAATTTCTACGATTCGTCAACCAATTGAGTTAATTGCAAAGCATACCGTTGAATCAATTGATGCTTTAATTAATAAACAAACGATAGAAAAAGAAATTATTTTACCAGTAGAGTTCCATCAAGGCAGTACAACAAAACACTAAAGGGATTATTTTAAGGAATAATCCTTTTTTAATACATAAAATTGATTATTTTTGAAAACGATAAAAAAATGTTGACGTTTTCAAAAAAGTGTTCTATTATAGTACTGTAGAAAATGAAACGTTTCATTTTTGAGGGGTTATCGTTTAATTATTTTTTTAACGCAAAAATGAAACGTTTCATAAATAAGGAGGAGTAAGAATGAGTAACAAAAAGTATCATACTATTGCTCAAAATATCTTATTGCACTTAGGTGGAGAAGAAAATATTATTAGTGCCGCAAGTTGTGCAACACGTTTAAGAGTTGTCGTTAAAGACGATCAAAAAATTAAAGTGGATGAAATTGAAAATATAGATTTGGTTAAGGGGAGTTTTAATAACGGTGGACAATTCCAAATTATTTTAGGAACAGGAATTGTAGATGAAGTTTACCGTGAATTTATGGGGATTGTTAACTTAGAAGAAGTGAGTAAAGCTGAATTAAAAGAAGCAGCAGGGAAAAAAATGAATGTTTTCCAACGCGTTTTAAAATCATTAGCTGATGTCTTTGTTCCAATTTTACCAGCATTAGTTGCAGCCGGATTATTAATGGGATTAAATAATGTGTTAACCGCACAAGGTTTATTTATTGAAGGGAAGTCTATCATCGAAGCTTACCCACAAATTGCTGATTTAGCTGATATGATTAATGTTTTCTCTAATGCAGCCTTTACCTTCTTACCTGTATTAATCGGGTTCTCAGCGACTAAGATTTTTGGTGGAACACCAGTTTTAGGGGCAGTTATTGGAGCCATCATGATCCACCCGGATTTATTAAATGGGTATAGTTATGGACAAGCTCTATTAGATGGAACGGTTCCAGCATGGAGTATTTTTGGATATCAAATTGCAAAAGTAGGTTACCAAGGAACAGTTTTACCCGTTATCGTTTCATCATTCGTATTAGCTAAAATTGAAAGAAAAACACGTAAAGTCGTTCCTCCAATGTTTGATAATATTATTACACCATTAGTGGCTGTCCTTGTAACGGCGGCTTTAACATTCGTTGTGATTGGACCTGCTATGCGTGTTGTAGGAGATGGGTTAACAGAAGCTGTTATGTGGTTATTCTTTAGCTTAGGCCCAGTTGGAGGAGCTATTTATGGGGTTGTTTATCCGTTATTAGTTATCACAGGAATGCATCACTCATTAGTCACAGCCGAGACGCAAATTCTTGCAAACATTGGAACACTTGGTGGGTCACCAACATTTGCTGTTGTTGCAGCATCTAACGTTGCACAAGGGGCAGCAGCTTTAGCTGTTATGATGATCATGAAGAAAAATGCAAAAATGAAGAGTTTAGCTTCAGCTGCTGGGGTTTCGGCTTTACTTGGAATTACAGAGCCAGCAGTATTCGGAGTTAACTTAAAATTAAAATATCCATTTGTTGCAGCCTTAATTGGTTCAGCTGTTGCATCAGCTTATTCAACATTTATGCAAGTTTTATCAGTTTCACCAGGACCTGCAGGATTACCAGGGGTTATTGTGATTCGTCCAGAATCAATGATTCAATATATGATTACATTAGCAATCGGATTTGCTATTACATTTGTCGTAACTTTTGTTTTAGCTAAAATCTGGGGAAATAAAGAGTAAAACTAAATACAACCTAAACTGCTTTAATTTCAATTGAGATTAAAGCAGTTTCTGTTAGGAAGAGAAAAATAAAACGATTACTTTAAAAGGAGAGTTGAAATTATGGAATGGCCACGTGAATTAAGATATAGAAGAATTGAAGAAGTAGCAGAATGTGAAATAACTGACTTAAAAAATAGAGTCGATGCTTGTTCTCATCGTCAAACGTTTCATATTCAACCTACAACAGGATTATTAAATGACCCAAATGGATTTAGTTTTTATAATGGTGAGTATCATTTATTTTATCAATGGTTCCCACTTGGACCTGTTCACGGAGTCAAGTATTGGTATCATACAGCCTCTAAAGATTTAGTGAACTGGGAGAATCGTGGGATTGCCCTGTCTCCAGATTGTGCACTTGATAGTCACGGGGTATTTTCAGGAACAGCGATTGAACATAATGGATTATTATATTTAATGTATACAGGAAATACGCGTGATGAAAATTGGATTCGTCATCC is a window of Turicibacter sanguinis DNA encoding:
- a CDS encoding ABC transporter permease, which produces MRGYLAFVKKELLEQVRTYKLLILLLIFFIFGMLSPLMAKLMPEILSQMPMDGITITIPDPTAIDSYSQFFKNLTQMGLIVLVLLFSGTLTTELSKGTLINVLTKGLTRYAVILAKYTVALVLWSFALLMALGVTYGYTAYFFSQDEIHHLLASVGCLWLFGVLILSLLMWAQTLVGNQYGSLLMVGIFVAGLFVLNLFPIFQDYNPIALVSENVAMLSRDYDISQLMSTSLISVILSIAFLALALTTFKNKRI
- a CDS encoding threonine aldolase family protein, encoding MIRFESDYAEGAHPRILEKLILTNEEQTPGYGVDIYCDRARQLIKNLCQKDDCDVHFLVGGTQTNLIVISSILRPYQGVISAISGHINTHETGAIEATGHKVLAVESEDGKITAAQVKAVCDQHHQDAGRVHKVQPGMVYISQPTEYGTLYSLEELTNLSRVCKEYHLPLFVDGARLGYGMVSQINDVWMSDLANLCDVFYIGGTKIGALFGEAVVISNDAYKQGFRYNIKQRGGLLAKGRLLGLQFETLFEDNLYFEMSLHAVKLSMQLRQAFTEKGFELLYDSYTNQQFPILPNDVLEKLSKKYSFTYWKAIDELHSAVRLCTSWATKEEYVEQLVADIKAL
- a CDS encoding LacI family DNA-binding transcriptional regulator; the protein is MLLSTIKEVAKRAGVSVGTVSKFINNIEVKPKTRMAIEAAIKELNYEPNIYARGLKMNRTNTIALILPTVWHPFFSELAYNIEKNLRALNYKMILCNSEGDYKIELDYITMAKQNQVDGIIAITYSDIEAFISSNLPMVSVDRFFNEEITYVSSDNLMGGDLAAQKLIESGCQSICFIGEGSKKDNSTRNRKKGFINYCEEHRIDYQVCEMIGDHDKFDETLKQFLMDNLIQQKKIDGIFTVTDAYAYFIIEKLKEYHLSVPEDVQIIGFDGAKSSKKSVIEISTIRQPIELIAKHTVESIDALINKQTIEKEIILPVEFHQGSTTKH
- a CDS encoding sucrose-specific PTS transporter subunit IIBC, whose product is MSNKKYHTIAQNILLHLGGEENIISAASCATRLRVVVKDDQKIKVDEIENIDLVKGSFNNGGQFQIILGTGIVDEVYREFMGIVNLEEVSKAELKEAAGKKMNVFQRVLKSLADVFVPILPALVAAGLLMGLNNVLTAQGLFIEGKSIIEAYPQIADLADMINVFSNAAFTFLPVLIGFSATKIFGGTPVLGAVIGAIMIHPDLLNGYSYGQALLDGTVPAWSIFGYQIAKVGYQGTVLPVIVSSFVLAKIERKTRKVVPPMFDNIITPLVAVLVTAALTFVVIGPAMRVVGDGLTEAVMWLFFSLGPVGGAIYGVVYPLLVITGMHHSLVTAETQILANIGTLGGSPTFAVVAASNVAQGAAALAVMMIMKKNAKMKSLASAAGVSALLGITEPAVFGVNLKLKYPFVAALIGSAVASAYSTFMQVLSVSPGPAGLPGVIVIRPESMIQYMITLAIGFAITFVVTFVLAKIWGNKE